The following are encoded together in the Candidatus Omnitrophota bacterium genome:
- a CDS encoding glycosyltransferase family 2 protein, with translation MTDKVRLSVVVITRNEQERLSRCLDSVFWADEIIIVDDQSTDHTREIAAKYTDKIFIRKMEVEGAHRNWAYSKAANEWVLSLDADEIVTSELKNEIAQKLSDNPKENGFTVPRRNYIGNYWVRYGGWYPSGQLKLFRKSKFRYEEAAVHPRAFMDGACGHLHSDLIHYSYRNLEDFITKLNKQTSWEARKWLTQNKPMRLGRFLWRSYDRFMRTYFTRRGYKDGFIGFMIAFNAALYQFLSYLKYREIITERRLRK, from the coding sequence ATGACTGATAAGGTCAGGCTTTCTGTGGTTGTGATAACAAGAAATGAACAAGAGCGATTGTCCAGGTGCCTTGATTCGGTGTTTTGGGCTGATGAGATAATCATTGTTGATGACCAGAGTACTGATCATACCAGAGAAATCGCTGCCAAGTACACGGACAAAATCTTTATTAGGAAAATGGAAGTTGAGGGCGCGCATAGGAATTGGGCTTATTCAAAAGCTGCTAATGAATGGGTCTTAAGCCTTGATGCAGATGAAATAGTCACATCCGAGCTAAAAAATGAAATAGCCCAAAAATTGTCCGATAACCCTAAAGAGAACGGTTTTACTGTTCCTAGGAGGAATTATATAGGAAATTACTGGGTCAGGTATGGGGGGTGGTACCCTAGCGGGCAGCTTAAATTATTCAGGAAGAGTAAATTCAGATATGAAGAAGCAGCAGTGCATCCCCGGGCTTTTATGGACGGCGCTTGCGGCCATCTTCATTCAGATCTTATTCATTATTCATATAGAAACCTTGAAGATTTTATAACTAAGCTGAATAAACAAACAAGCTGGGAAGCGCGAAAATGGCTTACGCAAAACAAGCCTATGCGCCTGGGCAGGTTTCTCTGGAGGAGCTATGACAGGTTTATGCGCACTTATTTTACTAGAAGGGGTTATAAAGACGGTTTTATCGGCTTTATGATCGCTTTCAATGCGGCATTATATCAATTCTTAAGTTATTTGAAATATCGTGAAATAATCACTGAAAGGAGATTAAGGAAATGA
- a CDS encoding DegT/DnrJ/EryC1/StrS family aminotransferase: MNVPFCDLSKQHEEIKRELSLAIEKVINRGDFILGQDLVEFEKEFAAFCNCPYALGVSSGTAALFLALKGLDIGQLDEVIVPAFTFIASALAVSYTGAKPVFVDIDEATYNIDVNKIEKAITRKTKAIMVVHLYGQPANMPKIMQLANKHNLKVIEDAAQAHGASITMPEGRRMFAGEIGDVGCFSFYPSKNLGAMGDGGMVVTKNKAVFDKLCMLRDYGRISKYEHAMIGYNSRLDTIQAALLRIKLKRIDKWNNLRQEAAKIYDSQLNSAKNVVCPVSLPSVKHIYHVYAIRSAKRDQIHRALSDAGVSSIIHYPIPLHLQKAYAHLKYKKGDFAVAEKVCDEILSLPMFPYITEEQIKFVTGIIKDIV; encoded by the coding sequence GTGAATGTACCATTCTGCGATTTAAGTAAACAGCATGAAGAGATTAAAAGGGAATTATCTCTGGCGATAGAGAAGGTTATCAACAGGGGTGATTTTATCCTGGGCCAGGATTTAGTTGAGTTCGAAAAGGAATTCGCTGCTTTTTGCAATTGCCCATACGCTTTAGGCGTGAGCTCAGGTACCGCTGCTTTATTTCTTGCTCTCAAAGGCTTGGATATCGGCCAGCTCGATGAAGTTATTGTTCCGGCTTTTACATTTATTGCTTCGGCTTTAGCTGTAAGTTATACGGGGGCAAAGCCTGTTTTTGTCGATATCGATGAGGCAACATATAATATAGATGTAAACAAGATTGAAAAAGCGATAACCCGTAAAACAAAGGCGATAATGGTAGTGCATCTTTACGGGCAGCCGGCAAATATGCCTAAAATAATGCAACTGGCCAATAAACATAATTTAAAAGTCATTGAGGATGCTGCTCAGGCACACGGTGCCAGTATAACCATGCCGGAAGGCAGGCGCATGTTTGCCGGAGAGATTGGCGATGTCGGTTGTTTCAGTTTTTATCCTTCTAAGAATCTCGGCGCAATGGGTGACGGAGGCATGGTGGTTACGAAAAATAAGGCTGTATTTGATAAGTTATGCATGTTAAGAGATTATGGCAGGATATCCAAATATGAGCATGCCATGATTGGATACAATTCCAGGCTTGATACTATCCAGGCAGCGCTGCTTAGGATAAAATTAAAAAGAATTGATAAATGGAACAACCTTCGGCAGGAAGCTGCTAAAATATATGACAGCCAATTAAATAGTGCCAAAAATGTGGTTTGCCCAGTATCTCTGCCTTCTGTAAAACATATCTATCATGTTTATGCTATCAGATCGGCAAAGAGAGATCAGATACACAGGGCGCTTTCTGATGCAGGCGTCTCCAGCATCATTCATTATCCTATACCGCTGCATTTACAAAAGGCTTATGCTCACTTGAAATATAAGAAAGGTGATTTTGCCGTTGCTGAGAAAGTATGCGACGAAATATTATCGCTGCCGATGTTCCCGTATATAACTGAGGAGCAGATTAAATTCGTAACAGGAATAATCAAGGATATTGTTTAA
- a CDS encoding glycosyltransferase family 9 protein: protein MTTSKGNTRRFLIINPFGIGDVLFTTPVLKGIKEKYPESFIGYWCNQRVGALLKTNPYLDAVIDLNRGDLKRIFKESPLAGIKKLFSLIGALKKYKFDTCIDYSLDYRYSLIAKLMNIKQRIGYNFKRKRGFFTRSLDIEGYNEKHMVEYYIDLARESGIEIMDKRMSLEINKESRQNIDSLLLNHGIGPDEAVIGIVPGAGQSWGKDAYIKHWPAEKFAELADRIIDQFNIKVIIVASREEKDITSGVLSCMRNKALDITGIVSLTDLPALLKRCRVLVTNDGGPLHIAVALDIRTVSIFGPVSEVVYGPYPKNDEHIVLKRQLDCRPCYKDFKLAHCVHSKECIDSIQVDQVFDAVRRLM from the coding sequence ATGACGACTTCAAAAGGTAATACCAGGAGATTCCTTATAATAAATCCTTTCGGTATCGGAGATGTTTTATTTACCACGCCGGTTTTAAAAGGGATAAAGGAGAAATATCCTGAGAGTTTTATCGGCTACTGGTGCAACCAGAGAGTAGGCGCACTGTTGAAAACCAATCCTTATTTGGATGCAGTAATTGATTTAAATAGAGGCGATCTTAAGAGGATTTTTAAAGAATCCCCTTTGGCTGGCATAAAGAAATTATTCAGCTTGATCGGCGCGTTAAAAAAATATAAATTCGATACCTGTATTGATTATTCTCTGGACTACAGATACAGCCTAATCGCCAAATTGATGAACATAAAGCAGAGAATAGGGTATAACTTTAAGAGGAAAAGGGGTTTTTTTACACGCTCTTTGGATATTGAAGGTTACAATGAAAAGCATATGGTGGAATATTATATAGATTTAGCCAGAGAATCCGGAATTGAAATTATGGATAAAAGGATGAGCCTGGAGATAAACAAAGAAAGCCGGCAAAATATCGATTCTCTGCTTTTAAACCACGGTATAGGGCCGGATGAAGCAGTCATCGGCATAGTCCCGGGTGCCGGACAGAGCTGGGGCAAGGATGCGTATATAAAACACTGGCCTGCAGAGAAATTTGCAGAGCTGGCAGATAGAATTATTGACCAATTTAATATTAAGGTTATAATTGTTGCAAGCCGGGAAGAGAAGGATATTACTTCCGGGGTGCTTTCATGTATGCGTAATAAAGCTTTGGATATTACGGGCATAGTAAGCTTAACCGATCTTCCGGCATTGTTGAAGAGGTGCAGGGTTTTAGTTACTAATGATGGCGGGCCTTTGCATATTGCGGTTGCTTTAGACATCAGGACAGTATCTATCTTTGGCCCGGTAAGTGAAGTTGTTTATGGACCATATCCAAAAAACGATGAACATATAGTATTGAAGCGCCAGTTGGATTGCCGGCCATGTTATAAGGATTTTAAGCTTGCTCATTGCGTTCATAGCAAGGAGTGCATTGATTCAATCCAGGTGGACCAGGTTTTTGATGCCGTAAGGAGGCTGATGTGA
- a CDS encoding mannose-1-phosphate guanylyltransferase/mannose-6-phosphate isomerase, which yields MNYAVILAGGTGTRFWPFSRELEPKQFMHVLSNNSLLQNTIIRLSGIIEPENIFIISNKLYLYELKSQIKTLKVPDSNIVLEPDARNTAAAIALAASLILAKDKEAVMLVLPSDHYIRGKKEFSSCIKSAIKCARKDFMVTIGIKPQDASTGYGYIKTAKPLSGLGVKCIKVSKFIEKPAFALAKKYAIDKRFFWNSGIFIWKASVFMEELRKFLPDMYQIFKDVKKIEQVGKKWFSIKPISVDYGIMAFSKKIVLVPADFYWTDLGSWDALTKILPKDACGNVSKADFLGLNCRGVSVFSRSARFISAVGVRDLIIADTPDAILVCNNNNAQDVKKIVDLLKVGRRKECISHITEKRPWGEFTVLQKGIGFKIKLIQIYPKKRLSLQRHTKRAEHWVVVSGCAKVTTSGKAKVVKANNSIYVPIGQKHRLENPGNSVLRVVEVQTGSYLEEDDIERFDDDFKR from the coding sequence ATGAATTATGCGGTGATTTTAGCTGGTGGCACAGGAACACGGTTCTGGCCTTTTAGCAGGGAGCTTGAACCAAAACAATTCATGCATGTCTTAAGCAACAATTCTTTGCTTCAGAATACCATAATACGGCTAAGCGGGATAATTGAACCCGAGAATATATTTATAATAAGCAATAAGCTTTATTTGTATGAATTAAAAAGCCAGATAAAGACGCTGAAAGTCCCTGATTCTAATATTGTGCTTGAGCCGGATGCAAGAAATACAGCTGCGGCTATCGCACTTGCCGCCAGCCTGATATTGGCAAAGGATAAGGAAGCGGTAATGTTGGTCCTGCCTTCTGATCATTATATCCGCGGCAAAAAGGAATTTTCCAGCTGTATAAAAAGTGCAATAAAATGCGCCAGGAAAGATTTCATGGTGACAATCGGGATCAAGCCCCAAGACGCATCTACCGGCTACGGATATATAAAAACAGCAAAGCCATTAAGTGGCTTAGGGGTCAAATGTATTAAGGTGAGCAAATTTATTGAAAAGCCGGCATTTGCCTTAGCTAAAAAATATGCGATAGACAAACGTTTCTTCTGGAATAGCGGGATTTTTATTTGGAAGGCATCTGTTTTTATGGAGGAACTAAGAAAATTCCTTCCTGACATGTATCAAATATTTAAAGATGTAAAGAAGATAGAGCAGGTGGGGAAGAAATGGTTCAGTATTAAGCCGATCTCTGTTGATTACGGTATAATGGCATTTTCAAAGAAGATCGTGCTCGTGCCGGCTGATTTCTATTGGACTGATCTTGGCAGCTGGGATGCCTTAACCAAAATACTCCCCAAGGATGCCTGCGGGAATGTCTCCAAAGCTGATTTTCTCGGCCTTAATTGCAGGGGGGTGAGTGTTTTTAGCCGCTCGGCAAGGTTTATATCTGCGGTAGGGGTGCGCGACCTGATAATAGCAGATACGCCGGATGCGATATTAGTATGCAACAACAATAATGCTCAGGACGTAAAAAAGATAGTTGATTTGTTAAAAGTGGGCAGGCGTAAAGAATGTATATCCCATATAACGGAAAAAAGGCCCTGGGGAGAATTCACCGTACTGCAGAAGGGAATTGGTTTTAAAATAAAGCTTATTCAGATTTATCCTAAGAAACGATTAAGCCTGCAGAGGCATACAAAAAGGGCTGAACATTGGGTGGTGGTTTCCGGATGCGCCAAGGTTACGACCTCCGGAAAGGCAAAAGTGGTAAAAGCAAACAACAGTATTTATGTGCCTATCGGCCAGAAACACAGGCTTGAGAATCCCGGTAATTCAGTCCTTAGGGTCGTCGAGGTGCAGACAGGCAGCTACCTTGAGGAAGATGATATAGAGAGATTTGATGACGACTTCAAAAGGTAA